From Paracoccus suum, the proteins below share one genomic window:
- the wecB gene encoding non-hydrolyzing UDP-N-acetylglucosamine 2-epimerase, with protein sequence MKVLSVFGTRPEAIKMAPLVLGLARDPRFESRVCVTAQHREMLDQVTALFGIVPDHDLNVMRSGQDLNGVTAAILMGLKPVIEAEAPDIVLVHGDTATTLASTLAAYYGRVPVGHVEAGLRTGNIYSPWPEEGNRKIVGAMGTLHFAPSAKSRDCLLAEGVAADRITVTGNTVIDALLEVVARIDADPTLTAELAAQFDFLPQGSPVLLVTGHRRESFGGGFESICQALADLAARFPTLQIVYPMHLNPNVREPVQRILSGLGNVHLIEPLDYLPFVWLMRRAHIILTDSGGIQEEAPSLGKPVLVMRDRTERPEAIDAGTVELVGTDRGAIVGAVSRLMTDQAAYDAMSFAHNPYGDGKAVDRILTALLDFKGLLA encoded by the coding sequence ATGAAAGTCCTTTCCGTCTTCGGAACCCGGCCAGAGGCGATCAAGATGGCGCCGCTGGTCCTGGGCTTGGCCCGCGATCCGCGCTTTGAGAGCCGCGTCTGTGTCACTGCCCAGCACCGCGAGATGCTCGATCAGGTGACCGCCCTTTTCGGGATCGTCCCCGATCACGATCTGAACGTCATGCGTAGCGGGCAGGACCTGAACGGCGTGACCGCCGCCATCCTGATGGGCCTCAAGCCGGTGATCGAGGCCGAGGCGCCAGACATCGTTCTGGTTCATGGCGACACGGCGACCACCCTCGCAAGCACCCTCGCCGCCTATTACGGGCGCGTCCCGGTGGGTCATGTCGAGGCCGGCCTGCGGACCGGAAATATCTATTCACCTTGGCCCGAGGAGGGTAATCGCAAGATCGTCGGCGCTATGGGAACGCTGCACTTCGCCCCTTCGGCCAAGTCGCGCGACTGCCTGCTGGCCGAGGGAGTGGCCGCGGACCGCATCACTGTCACCGGCAACACCGTGATCGATGCGTTGCTGGAGGTCGTGGCGCGCATTGATGCCGACCCGACCCTCACGGCCGAACTGGCGGCGCAGTTCGACTTTCTGCCCCAGGGCAGCCCGGTGCTGCTGGTGACCGGCCACCGCCGGGAAAGCTTTGGTGGCGGTTTTGAATCGATCTGCCAGGCGCTGGCCGACCTCGCAGCGCGCTTTCCCACGCTGCAAATCGTCTATCCGATGCATCTTAACCCGAATGTGCGCGAGCCCGTGCAGCGCATCCTCAGTGGGCTGGGCAATGTCCACCTGATCGAGCCGCTGGATTATCTGCCCTTCGTCTGGCTGATGCGCCGGGCGCATATCATTCTGACCGACTCTGGCGGCATCCAGGAAGAGGCCCCCTCTCTGGGCAAGCCCGTGCTGGTGATGCGCGACAGGACCGAACGCCCCGAGGCAATCGATGCCGGCACGGTCGAGCTCGTCGGCACGGATCGCGGTGCGATCGTGGGCGCAGTCTCGCGGTTGATGACCGATCAGGCCGCTTACGATGCCATGAGCTTCGCCCATAACCCCTACGGCGACGGCAAGGCCGTCGACCGCATCCTGACCGCCCTCCTCGATTTCAAAGGCCTCTTAGCATGA
- the truB gene encoding tRNA pseudouridine(55) synthase TruB yields MARKKGRDIHGWLVVDKPAGMTSTSVVGRVRWLLDAKKAGHAGTLDPDATGILAVALGEATKTVPFVEAALKAYDFRVAWGAETDTDDASGTVLQTSDLRPTASEIEAALPAFRGDIMQVPPAFSAVKVAGERAYDLAREGLRPDLGARPLHVAQLDLADTDTDGALLHMVCGKGGYVRAIARDLGRALGCLGHTAWLRRVWSGPFTLDQAVTPAELDGGDPTILAARILPLQAALGDLPLLQATETGALRIANGNPGQVLGTAAWGDLVLVARGGRPLCIGRYQGGEVQPERVFVLGDGAG; encoded by the coding sequence ATGGCACGCAAGAAGGGCCGCGACATTCATGGCTGGCTGGTGGTCGACAAACCCGCCGGCATGACCTCGACCTCCGTGGTCGGCCGCGTGCGCTGGTTGCTGGACGCGAAAAAGGCCGGCCATGCCGGCACGCTGGACCCGGATGCGACCGGCATCCTCGCGGTCGCCCTGGGCGAGGCGACCAAGACCGTCCCGTTTGTCGAGGCGGCGCTGAAGGCCTATGATTTCCGCGTCGCCTGGGGGGCGGAGACGGATACCGACGATGCCTCGGGCACGGTGCTGCAGACCAGCGATTTGCGACCGACGGCGTCCGAGATCGAGGCCGCCCTGCCGGCATTTCGCGGCGACATCATGCAAGTGCCGCCGGCTTTTTCCGCAGTCAAGGTCGCGGGCGAACGGGCCTATGATCTCGCGCGCGAGGGGTTGCGGCCCGACCTCGGCGCGCGGCCGCTGCACGTAGCGCAACTCGACTTGGCGGACACGGATACCGACGGCGCGTTGCTACACATGGTCTGCGGCAAGGGCGGCTATGTCCGCGCCATCGCCCGCGATCTGGGCCGCGCGCTGGGCTGCCTTGGCCATACCGCCTGGCTGCGCCGCGTCTGGTCCGGACCGTTCACCTTGGACCAAGCCGTGACCCCAGCCGAACTCGACGGCGGCGACCCCACCATCCTCGCCGCCCGCATCCTGCCCCTGCAAGCCGCGCTGGGCGATCTGCCCCTTCTTCAGGCGACCGAAACCGGCGCTCTGAGGATCGCAAATGGCAACCCCGGCCAGGTCCTGGGAACTGCCGCCTGGGGCGATCTGGTGCTCGTGGCACGGGGCGGCCGGCCGCTCTGCATCGGCCGATATCAGGGCGGCGAAGTCCAGCCGGAGCGGGTGTTCGTTCTGGGCGACGGGGCGGGGTAA
- a CDS encoding endonuclease/exonuclease/phosphatase family protein gives MRLATWAPDLTRDGPGLLLRDIQSGKDPQIAAAVGVIRAANADVLLLTAFDWDHEGRALQAFSDLLAKAGMSYPHRLALRPNSGMATGIDLDGDGRTGTGDDAQGFGLFTGQSGMVLLSRRPLGEVRDLSATLWRDVPGNTMPPAPPDAAAIQRLSTTGHWDVALPAGPTTLHLLVYAASPPVFGTGTRNLRRNHDETAFWTAYQAAGPMVVMGSANLDPVDGDGEGEAIRALIARLQDPEPRSEGGAAAPQTGSNARQKGDPALDTADWPDADGPGNLRVDYVLPDKGLKVTGSGVLWPADGPLAETVMTASRHRLVWVNLALP, from the coding sequence GTGCGCCTCGCCACCTGGGCGCCGGACCTGACCCGCGACGGGCCGGGCTTGCTGCTGCGCGACATCCAGTCCGGAAAGGACCCGCAAATCGCGGCGGCGGTGGGGGTCATCCGCGCCGCGAATGCCGACGTGCTGCTGCTGACCGCGTTCGACTGGGACCACGAGGGCCGCGCATTGCAGGCCTTTTCCGACCTGCTCGCAAAGGCGGGGATGAGTTATCCGCACCGCCTCGCCCTGCGGCCGAACAGCGGCATGGCGACGGGGATCGACCTGGACGGGGACGGCCGGACCGGCACCGGAGACGACGCGCAAGGCTTTGGTCTGTTCACCGGGCAATCGGGGATGGTTCTGCTCTCGCGCCGCCCGCTTGGCGAGGTGCGCGACCTTAGCGCCACGCTGTGGCGCGACGTGCCCGGCAACACAATGCCCCCGGCCCCGCCAGATGCCGCCGCCATCCAGCGCCTCAGCACCACGGGGCATTGGGACGTCGCCTTGCCCGCTGGGCCGACCACGCTGCACCTGCTGGTCTATGCCGCCAGCCCCCCGGTCTTTGGCACCGGCACCCGCAATCTGCGCCGCAATCATGACGAGACGGCCTTCTGGACGGCCTATCAAGCCGCCGGGCCGATGGTGGTCATGGGCAGCGCCAACCTGGACCCGGTGGATGGCGATGGCGAGGGCGAGGCGATCCGCGCCCTGATCGCGCGCCTGCAGGACCCTGAGCCCCGGTCAGAGGGCGGCGCAGCAGCCCCGCAGACCGGCAGCAACGCCAGGCAAAAGGGCGATCCGGCCCTCGACACGGCCGATTGGCCGGATGCCGACGGGCCCGGCAACCTGCGGGTTGATTACGTGCTGCCAGACAAGGGTTTGAAGGTCACGGGATCGGGCGTGCTATGGCCAGCCGATGGGCCGCTGGCCGAGACTGTGATGACTGCCTCGCGTCACCGCCTTGTCTGGGTCAACCTGGCGCTGCCCTAG
- a CDS encoding alpha/beta hydrolase, with amino-acid sequence MMEADVITDWEDAWANGPHIPGGAEYPARWAQAAADFRSTAIMRDGIFWPEGTPKGLAVVIHGGWWVRFSPDDWSHLAAGALARGWAVLIPRYTLAPGARIAQIGQQVAGAIAAAAAQIAGPVVLTGHSAGGHLTARMVSAQTPLPPEVLTRVARTVPVSGLFDLRPLMRLAVNAQLQIDPAEAMAESPPLLGPASLAPMIVWVGAAERTPFLWQSRAMAATWALLGAPTRLVEERGRHHFDIVEGLTDPTSQMTEALVGGL; translated from the coding sequence ATGATGGAAGCCGATGTGATCACGGACTGGGAGGACGCCTGGGCAAACGGCCCGCACATCCCGGGCGGGGCCGAGTACCCGGCGCGCTGGGCGCAGGCGGCCGCCGACTTCCGCAGTACCGCGATCATGCGCGACGGCATCTTCTGGCCGGAGGGCACGCCAAAGGGTCTGGCGGTCGTGATCCATGGCGGTTGGTGGGTCCGGTTCTCGCCCGACGACTGGTCGCATCTGGCGGCCGGCGCGCTCGCCCGCGGCTGGGCGGTCCTGATCCCGCGCTATACCCTCGCCCCGGGCGCGCGCATTGCCCAGATCGGCCAACAAGTGGCGGGGGCAATTGCCGCCGCCGCGGCCCAGATCGCGGGACCGGTCGTCCTGACCGGTCACTCGGCTGGCGGCCACCTGACAGCGCGGATGGTGTCCGCCCAGACACCCCTGCCGCCCGAGGTGCTGACCCGCGTTGCCCGCACCGTGCCGGTGTCGGGCCTGTTCGACTTGCGACCGCTGATGCGGCTGGCCGTGAACGCGCAGTTGCAGATCGATCCGGCCGAAGCGATGGCTGAGAGCCCACCGCTGCTCGGCCCCGCCAGCCTCGCGCCGATGATCGTCTGGGTGGGCGCGGCCGAGCGCACCCCCTTTCTGTGGCAGTCGCGCGCCATGGCCGCCACCTGGGCGCTGCTGGGCGCGCCGACGCGTCTGGTCGAGGAGCGCGGCCGCCATCACTTCGACATCGTCGAAGGCCTGACCGACCCAACCAGCCAGATGACCGAGGCGCTGGTCGGCGGGCTGTGA
- the kynU gene encoding kynureninase, producing the protein MADFNRTRALFHIPEGVSYLDGNSLGPMPLAAADRAAAVIRDEWGGQLIGGWNSAGWYVQPRRVGDRIARLIGAGPGEVVMGDTLTVKVFQAVSAALKLASARRNVVLSDSGNFPSDLYAVQGLSAMGAELRVVAPEEVEAAIDESIAVLMLTEVDYRTGRRHDMPALTAKAHAAGAIAVWDLAHSAGAVDVDVTSGDADFAVGCSYKYLNGGPGAPAFIWANPRIAAEAQPILQGWMGHDAPFDFVTDYRPAGGIERMRVGTPPVIAMSILDAALDAFDGITMAEIRARSIELSQRFIAGVEAACPGLRLNSPRDPMARGSQVSFCHDEAYAVMQALIARGVVGDYRAPDVLRFGFTPLYLNEGDVDRAVSIISEVLDTGAWDRPEFKQRQAVT; encoded by the coding sequence ATGGCCGACTTTAACCGCACGCGCGCACTGTTCCATATCCCCGAAGGGGTCAGCTACCTGGACGGCAATTCGCTGGGGCCGATGCCGCTGGCGGCGGCGGATCGCGCGGCAGCGGTGATCCGGGATGAATGGGGCGGCCAGCTGATCGGCGGCTGGAACAGCGCCGGTTGGTATGTCCAGCCGCGCCGGGTGGGCGATCGCATCGCAAGGCTGATCGGCGCCGGGCCGGGGGAGGTCGTCATGGGCGACACCCTGACCGTCAAGGTGTTCCAGGCGGTCAGCGCGGCGCTGAAGCTGGCTTCTGCCAGGCGCAATGTGGTGCTGTCTGACAGTGGCAATTTTCCGTCCGACCTTTACGCGGTGCAGGGCCTTTCGGCGATGGGCGCCGAGTTGCGCGTGGTCGCGCCCGAAGAGGTGGAGGCGGCCATCGACGAGAGCATCGCCGTGTTGATGCTGACCGAGGTGGATTATCGCACGGGCCGGCGCCACGACATGCCGGCGCTGACCGCCAAGGCGCATGCCGCAGGGGCGATTGCGGTCTGGGACTTGGCCCACTCGGCCGGCGCGGTCGACGTGGATGTGACCAGCGGCGATGCCGATTTCGCGGTCGGGTGCAGCTACAAATACCTCAACGGCGGCCCGGGCGCGCCGGCCTTTATCTGGGCCAATCCGCGCATTGCGGCCGAAGCCCAGCCGATCCTGCAGGGCTGGATGGGCCATGATGCCCCGTTCGATTTTGTTACCGACTACCGGCCCGCCGGCGGGATCGAGCGGATGCGCGTCGGCACGCCCCCGGTGATCGCGATGAGCATCCTCGACGCCGCGCTCGACGCCTTTGACGGGATCACGATGGCGGAGATCCGCGCCCGCTCGATCGAGTTGTCGCAGCGCTTCATCGCCGGGGTGGAGGCTGCCTGCCCCGGGTTGCGCCTGAACTCGCCGCGCGATCCGATGGCGCGCGGCAGCCAGGTCAGCTTTTGCCACGACGAGGCCTATGCGGTGATGCAGGCGCTGATCGCGCGCGGTGTGGTGGGCGATTATCGCGCGCCCGACGTTCTGCGCTTTGGCTTCACGCCCCTTTACCTGAACGAGGGCGACGTCGACCGCGCGGTCTCCATCATTTCCGAGGTGCTGGACACCGGGGCCTGGGACCGGCCGGAGTTCAAGCAACGTCAGGCGGTGACCTGA
- a CDS encoding mechanosensitive ion channel family protein — MEHVNPDMVDAAQGLWAQIKPIVQNMLLPWRLWQLLAILCVGAVAQLSRNLLAPRLNRWLRGRHGWPKWRLRIGILIQRKLRVILFALLAWALVIIMRNVTWPSRSHLIALAAAISSAWVAIEFLVRLIANKFLRRIIRWGAWVWVTLYFLNLSNPTAKFLDSLAIGLGDFRLSALTVIKAVVITGLLIAAARVLSRLTSASLAKNTDVSPTMRVLIAKIMQAVLLFLAIVVGLAATGIDLTGLTIFSGALGVGLGFGLQKIVSNLMSGVIILLDKSIKPGDVISIGDTFGWIDALGARYVSVVTRDGKEYLIPNEELVTGQVVNWSHTNDFVRLDIEFRASYRDDPHEVSRIAINASMTVKRVLAQRTPVCWVTAFGESGVHYMLRFWISDPQAGLTNVRGQVYLALWDAFRKRGITLPLAQTEIRLLGGAAAGAAMPGEPLATPPGEAGPSAAGSQPLKDA; from the coding sequence ATGGAACACGTCAATCCAGACATGGTCGACGCGGCGCAGGGGCTGTGGGCGCAGATCAAGCCGATCGTCCAGAACATGCTGCTGCCCTGGCGCCTGTGGCAGCTGCTGGCGATCCTGTGCGTCGGCGCCGTGGCCCAGCTGTCGCGTAACCTTCTCGCCCCGCGCCTGAATCGCTGGCTCCGCGGCCGCCATGGCTGGCCCAAGTGGCGGCTGCGGATCGGCATCCTGATCCAGCGCAAGCTGCGGGTGATCCTGTTCGCGCTGCTGGCCTGGGCGCTGGTCATCATCATGCGCAACGTGACCTGGCCGTCGCGCAGCCACCTGATCGCGCTGGCCGCCGCGATCTCGTCCGCATGGGTCGCGATCGAGTTTCTGGTCCGGCTGATCGCCAACAAGTTCCTGCGGCGCATCATCCGTTGGGGCGCCTGGGTCTGGGTCACGCTGTATTTCCTGAACCTCAGCAACCCGACCGCCAAATTCCTCGATTCGCTTGCCATCGGGCTGGGCGATTTCCGTTTGTCGGCCTTGACCGTCATCAAGGCGGTGGTCATCACCGGCTTGCTGATCGCCGCGGCGCGGGTGCTCTCGCGCCTGACGTCGGCCAGCTTGGCCAAGAACACCGACGTCTCGCCCACCATGCGGGTGCTGATCGCCAAGATCATGCAGGCGGTGCTTCTGTTTCTGGCCATCGTCGTCGGGCTGGCCGCGACCGGGATCGACCTGACCGGCCTGACGATCTTTTCCGGCGCGCTGGGCGTCGGCCTCGGCTTCGGCCTGCAAAAGATTGTCTCGAACCTGATGTCGGGGGTTATCATCCTGCTCGACAAGTCGATCAAGCCCGGCGACGTCATCAGCATCGGCGACACCTTCGGCTGGATCGACGCGCTGGGCGCGCGCTATGTCAGCGTCGTCACCCGTGACGGCAAGGAATACCTGATCCCGAACGAGGAACTGGTTACCGGGCAGGTGGTCAACTGGTCCCATACCAATGATTTCGTTCGTCTCGACATCGAATTTCGCGCCTCGTATCGCGACGATCCGCACGAGGTCAGCCGGATCGCCATCAACGCCTCGATGACCGTCAAGCGGGTTCTGGCGCAGCGCACGCCGGTGTGCTGGGTCACGGCCTTTGGCGAGAGCGGCGTGCACTACATGCTGCGTTTCTGGATCAGCGATCCCCAGGCGGGACTGACCAACGTGCGCGGGCAGGTCTATCTGGCGCTGTGGGATGCGTTCCGCAAGCGTGGCATCACCCTGCCGCTGGCCCAGACCGAAATCAGGCTGCTCGGCGGCGCGGCCGCCGGAGCCGCGATGCCAGGTGAGCCCCTGGCCACCCCGCCCGGCGAGGCCGGGCCGTCGGCGGCGGGCAGCCAACCGTTGAAGGACGCGTGA
- the rsfS gene encoding ribosome silencing factor yields the protein MPAATAAPSGTPSPLTSEQVLALVLASLDDDKAEDVVTIDLRGRSAMADNMVICQGRSARQVGAIAEKLSERLKIATGRPARVEGKETGDWVLVDADDVIVHIFRPEVREFYQLEKMWLPTDALSALRRPQMSASPADV from the coding sequence ATGCCGGCCGCGACCGCCGCCCCCAGCGGCACCCCCTCACCCCTGACCAGCGAGCAGGTTCTGGCCCTCGTGCTGGCCTCGCTCGATGACGACAAGGCCGAGGATGTTGTCACCATCGACCTGCGCGGCCGTTCGGCCATGGCGGACAACATGGTGATCTGTCAGGGCCGCAGTGCCCGCCAGGTCGGAGCCATCGCCGAAAAACTTTCCGAGCGGCTGAAGATCGCGACCGGGCGCCCCGCCCGGGTGGAAGGCAAGGAGACCGGCGACTGGGTGCTGGTCGATGCGGACGACGTGATCGTTCACATCTTCCGTCCCGAGGTGCGCGAGTTCTACCAGCTGGAAAAGATGTGGCTGCCCACCGACGCGCTGAGCGCGCTGCGTCGGCCGCAGATGTCGGCCTCGCCGGCCGACGTCTGA
- the leuD gene encoding 3-isopropylmalate dehydratase small subunit, translated as MDKFTTLTGIAAPMPLVNIDTDMIIPKQFLKTIHRTGLGKNLFDEMRFLADGTENQDFVLNQPAWRSAEIIVAGDNFGCGSSREHAPWALLDYGIRCVISTSFADIFYNNCFKNGILPITLPAEAVEALMEDANRGANARLTVDLEAQTVTASDGEVYDFEIDAHKKHCLLNGLDDIGLTMEKGAAIDSYEARMAQAQPWV; from the coding sequence ATGGATAAGTTCACTACCCTGACCGGTATCGCGGCGCCCATGCCGCTGGTCAACATCGACACCGACATGATCATCCCCAAGCAGTTCCTGAAGACGATCCATCGCACGGGCCTCGGCAAGAACCTGTTCGACGAGATGCGCTTTCTGGCCGACGGGACCGAGAACCAGGATTTCGTGCTGAACCAGCCCGCATGGCGCAGCGCCGAGATCATCGTCGCGGGCGACAACTTCGGCTGCGGCAGCTCGCGCGAGCATGCGCCTTGGGCGCTGCTGGATTACGGCATCCGCTGCGTGATCTCGACCAGCTTCGCCGACATCTTCTACAACAACTGCTTCAAGAACGGCATCCTGCCGATCACCCTGCCGGCCGAAGCGGTCGAGGCGCTGATGGAGGACGCCAATCGCGGCGCCAACGCACGCCTGACCGTGGACCTGGAGGCGCAGACGGTCACCGCCTCGGACGGCGAGGTGTATGACTTCGAGATTGACGCGCACAAGAAGCATTGCCTGCTGAACGGGCTCGATGACATCGGCCTGACCATGGAAAAGGGCGCGGCGATCGACAGCTACGAGGCGCGCATGGCCCAGGCCCAGCCCTGGGTCTAA
- the rlmH gene encoding 23S rRNA (pseudouridine(1915)-N(3))-methyltransferase RlmH — protein MRLTIAAVGRLRPGPEATLLADYLDRFARTGRAIGLPRVSLAEVEAKSGGMAAEAALLARAVPAGSLLVTLDERGETLTSPQFAGRLGGWRDAGRDATFVIGGADGIAPDLRARADLAISLGAMVWPHMLVRVMLAEQLYRAATILSGGPYHRA, from the coding sequence ATGCGGCTGACCATTGCAGCCGTCGGCCGCCTGCGGCCCGGCCCCGAGGCCACGCTGCTGGCGGACTACCTCGACCGCTTCGCCCGGACGGGCAGGGCGATCGGCCTGCCGCGCGTCAGCTTGGCCGAAGTCGAGGCTAAATCCGGCGGGATGGCGGCGGAGGCTGCGTTGCTGGCCCGCGCCGTGCCCGCTGGCAGCCTCCTGGTGACGCTGGACGAGCGCGGCGAGACCCTGACCTCACCCCAGTTCGCCGGCCGCCTTGGCGGCTGGCGAGACGCTGGTCGTGACGCGACCTTTGTGATCGGCGGCGCGGACGGGATCGCGCCCGACTTGCGCGCGCGCGCCGATCTGGCGATCAGCCTCGGGGCGATGGTCTGGCCGCATATGCTGGTGCGGGTGATGCTGGCCGAGCAGCTTTACCGCGCCGCGACAATCCTGTCCGGCGGCCCCTACCACCGGGCCTGA
- a CDS encoding HdeD family acid-resistance protein: MRSSTLMIVAGVLSLLAGLVALVFPLPASLAVTVLTGWAFLISGVLGLWAAFSNETLQHRGWVGAIGVLNMVVGVWMLANPLAGMISLTVVVGAMLLASGVARIVGGFGPYKGTQMQWMMVLSGIISVALGIYIIAALPVSSIVTLGILVAIELIVVGVTLTSAGITLRRTRTL, from the coding sequence ATGCGTAGCAGCACCCTGATGATCGTCGCCGGCGTCCTCTCACTTCTGGCCGGACTGGTCGCGCTGGTTTTCCCCTTGCCGGCGTCGCTGGCGGTCACCGTGCTGACCGGCTGGGCCTTCCTGATCAGCGGTGTCCTCGGCCTTTGGGCCGCCTTCTCGAACGAGACCTTGCAGCATCGCGGCTGGGTTGGGGCGATCGGCGTTCTGAACATGGTGGTCGGCGTCTGGATGCTGGCCAATCCGCTGGCCGGGATGATTTCGCTGACGGTGGTGGTCGGGGCCATGCTGCTCGCCTCCGGCGTCGCGCGGATTGTCGGTGGCTTCGGGCCCTACAAGGGGACGCAGATGCAGTGGATGATGGTGCTGTCCGGCATCATCTCGGTCGCGCTGGGAATTTACATCATCGCCGCGCTGCCGGTTTCCAGCATCGTCACCCTCGGCATCCTGGTCGCGATCGAGTTGATCGTCGTCGGCGTGACGCTGACTTCGGCCGGCATCACCCTGCGCCGGACCCGCACGCTCTGA
- a CDS encoding barstar family protein: MDDESEYTGLPFDPQDAVSQFDDRDDMDAAIAALEAEGFSTRRIVCEDDAVMLGGIARALDWQAQFGRPLRRLNLDAFADALRGVPSDEDSRVLLVLERFRSFEARDAAAAEGIVEAIRDAAADHLEVNRRLLAFICTDPDDDDFDDSDSAEDGDQIDHDPAEEWLRHG; the protein is encoded by the coding sequence ATGGACGACGAGAGCGAGTACACCGGCCTGCCCTTCGATCCGCAGGACGCGGTCAGCCAGTTCGATGATCGCGACGACATGGACGCGGCCATCGCCGCGCTCGAGGCCGAGGGGTTCAGCACCCGCCGCATCGTCTGCGAGGATGATGCGGTGATGCTAGGGGGCATCGCCCGCGCACTCGACTGGCAGGCGCAGTTCGGACGCCCGCTTCGGCGGCTGAACCTCGACGCCTTCGCCGACGCCCTGCGTGGCGTCCCCTCGGACGAGGACAGTCGCGTGCTGCTGGTGCTGGAGCGTTTTCGCAGCTTCGAGGCGCGCGACGCAGCCGCGGCCGAAGGCATTGTCGAGGCGATCCGCGACGCGGCCGCCGACCATCTCGAGGTGAACCGCCGCCTGCTCGCCTTCATCTGCACCGATCCCGACGACGACGATTTCGACGATTCAGACAGCGCGGAGGATGGCGATCAGATCGACCATGACCCCGCAGAGGAGTGGCTACGCCATGGATAA
- the leuC gene encoding 3-isopropylmalate dehydratase large subunit — MTTTPTTGTARTLYDKIWDAHVVDRQPDGTCLLYIDRHLVHEVTSPQAFEGLRLSGRKVRRPDQTIAVPDHNVPTTPDRVNGIENPEGRIQVAELDKNARDFGLNYYPMNDVRQGIVHIVGPEQGWTLPGMTVVCGDSHTATHGAFGALAHGIGTSEVEHVLATQTLIQQKSKNMKVEITGKLRPGVTAKDITLQVIGLTGTAGGTGYVIEYCGEAIRALSMEGRMTVCNMAIEGGARAGLIAPDQTTFDYVEGRPHAPKGAAWEAAMDWWRTLYSDDDAHWDKVVTIRGEDIAPVVTWGTSPEDVLPITASVPAAEDFEGGKVEAARRSLDYMGLTPGTPLAEIAIDAVFIGSCTNGRIEDLRAAAGILKGKHLAPTVRGMVVPGSGLVRLQAEEEGLDVIFRDAGFEWRLAGCSMCLGMNPDQLAPGERCAATSNRNFEGRMGRGGRTHLMSPVMAAAAGIAGHLVDVREVMDAPAPATA, encoded by the coding sequence ATGACGACCACACCTACAACGGGCACCGCCCGCACCCTGTATGACAAGATCTGGGACGCGCATGTCGTCGACCGCCAGCCGGACGGCACCTGCCTGCTCTATATCGACCGGCACCTGGTCCACGAAGTGACCAGCCCGCAGGCCTTCGAGGGGCTGCGTCTGTCGGGCCGCAAGGTGCGCCGTCCGGACCAGACCATTGCCGTACCCGACCACAACGTGCCGACCACGCCTGACCGAGTGAACGGGATCGAAAACCCCGAAGGCCGCATCCAGGTCGCCGAACTGGACAAGAATGCCCGCGATTTTGGCCTGAACTATTACCCCATGAACGATGTGCGTCAGGGAATCGTGCATATCGTGGGCCCCGAGCAGGGGTGGACCCTGCCCGGCATGACCGTCGTCTGCGGTGACAGCCATACCGCGACCCATGGTGCCTTTGGCGCGCTGGCGCATGGCATCGGCACCTCGGAGGTCGAGCATGTGCTGGCCACCCAGACGCTGATCCAGCAGAAATCCAAGAACATGAAGGTCGAGATCACGGGGAAGCTGCGCCCCGGGGTCACGGCCAAGGACATCACCCTGCAGGTGATCGGCCTGACCGGCACCGCCGGCGGCACCGGCTATGTCATTGAATACTGCGGCGAGGCGATCCGCGCGCTATCGATGGAAGGCCGTATGACGGTCTGCAACATGGCCATCGAGGGCGGTGCCCGCGCTGGCCTTATCGCCCCCGACCAGACCACCTTCGACTATGTCGAGGGCCGCCCGCACGCCCCCAAGGGCGCGGCGTGGGAGGCGGCGATGGACTGGTGGCGCACGCTCTATTCCGATGACGACGCGCATTGGGACAAGGTGGTGACAATCCGCGGCGAGGACATCGCCCCGGTCGTGACCTGGGGCACCTCACCCGAGGATGTGCTGCCGATCACCGCCTCGGTCCCCGCGGCCGAGGATTTCGAGGGCGGCAAGGTCGAGGCAGCGCGCCGCAGCCTCGACTACATGGGCCTTACCCCCGGCACCCCGCTGGCCGAGATCGCAATCGACGCAGTGTTCATCGGCAGCTGCACCAATGGCCGGATCGAGGACCTGCGCGCTGCCGCCGGCATCCTGAAGGGCAAGCACTTGGCGCCGACGGTGCGCGGCATGGTCGTGCCCGGCAGCGGGCTCGTTCGCCTGCAGGCTGAGGAAGAAGGCCTCGACGTCATCTTCCGCGACGCCGGCTTTGAATGGCGCCTCGCTGGTTGCTCGATGTGCCTTGGCATGAACCCGGACCAGTTGGCCCCGGGCGAGCGTTGCGCCGCGACCTCGAACCGCAACTTCGAGGGGCGGATGGGCCGCGGCGGGCGTACCCACCTGATGTCGCCGGTCATGGCCGCAGCTGCCGGCATCGCCGGCCATCTGGTCGATGTCCGCGAGGTCATGGACGCGCCCGCGCCCGCCACGGCCTGA